Proteins found in one Geitlerinema sp. PCC 9228 genomic segment:
- a CDS encoding GUN4 domain-containing protein — translation MRQGASVDCSYLHQLLVAENWQQADRETAALMLRAAGKPDQNWLDNADVENFSRSFLQTIDRLWVKHSQGKFGFSVQYQIWQELGGCIDWETTCHLGDRLGWRQGDRWLSLQQIHFYQDESTPRGHLPWITWCHLWFWGGAMGILFSPLLTRWHTNQDEFSIF, via the coding sequence ATGAGACAGGGAGCAAGTGTCGATTGCAGCTACTTACACCAGTTATTAGTTGCAGAAAACTGGCAACAAGCCGACCGGGAAACCGCCGCCCTGATGCTACGCGCGGCAGGCAAACCCGACCAAAATTGGTTGGACAATGCTGATGTGGAAAACTTTTCTCGCTCGTTTTTACAAACCATCGATCGCTTGTGGGTAAAACATTCCCAAGGGAAATTTGGTTTTAGCGTCCAGTACCAAATTTGGCAGGAGTTGGGCGGTTGTATTGATTGGGAAACTACCTGCCACCTGGGCGATCGCTTGGGATGGCGTCAGGGCGATCGCTGGTTGAGTCTCCAGCAAATTCACTTTTACCAGGACGAATCTACGCCACGGGGGCATTTGCCTTGGATAACTTGGTGCCATCTTTGGTTTTGGGGCGGTGCCATGGGGATTTTATTCTCCCCTTTGCTGACCCGATGGCATACCAATCAAGACGAATTCTCAATTTTTTGA
- a CDS encoding CO2 hydration protein gives MVQNIAEPKAKIPPSNHEFAEIIHRLEAGGAMLPDTPENLMQIIGIYKAYAVPMDFYWRDLLYIAERVFLNPVPFFKYFLPQEYLDLENHYAGENADYRVWQKGDGKAHPELIEFMKRGETKKNIPKLLHHWYHDRINMEFAEACMKAMLWHQNMGGKFDEYLESDEYKANADRAIKAYFKNNPLMLGLYKLFPEMFYEQVREMSYYANLGLFWEVMAPVFFEMSDRYDAGEFKTVTDAMNFLVNAIFIAAGRPIYHHVYIDGECYEIIPKSKGFMWLYEAALPYVEAVFYRTAPFRGTKSYNAQAKEVPDQQKDFHYGILYADVFPVGTAGIPPTLLMQDMYHFLPDYLVDYYRQHCRKEDDMLIQLGITFQRSMYCVTSAVIQALRTALLYPLDDPNPEHLMANRRFFEAQMDRFLRPEARLRDIQSQDYR, from the coding sequence ATGGTGCAAAATATCGCCGAACCTAAAGCCAAAATCCCCCCATCCAATCACGAATTTGCGGAGATTATCCATCGCCTGGAAGCCGGTGGTGCTATGCTGCCGGATACGCCGGAAAATTTGATGCAAATTATCGGCATTTACAAAGCCTATGCCGTTCCTATGGATTTCTACTGGCGGGATTTGCTGTACATTGCCGAACGGGTTTTTCTCAATCCCGTACCTTTCTTTAAATACTTTTTGCCCCAGGAATATTTGGATTTGGAAAATCACTACGCTGGGGAAAATGCCGACTATCGCGTTTGGCAAAAAGGTGATGGCAAGGCGCATCCGGAACTGATTGAATTTATGAAAAGAGGGGAGACTAAGAAAAATATCCCCAAACTCCTGCACCATTGGTATCACGATCGCATTAATATGGAATTTGCCGAAGCCTGTATGAAAGCCATGCTTTGGCATCAAAATATGGGGGGTAAATTCGACGAATATCTAGAAAGCGATGAATACAAAGCCAACGCCGATCGCGCCATTAAAGCCTATTTTAAAAACAATCCTTTGATGCTGGGGCTGTACAAATTGTTCCCGGAAATGTTTTACGAACAAGTTCGGGAAATGTCGTACTATGCCAATTTGGGATTGTTTTGGGAAGTGATGGCACCGGTGTTTTTTGAAATGAGCGATCGCTACGATGCTGGCGAATTTAAAACTGTTACCGATGCCATGAATTTCTTGGTCAATGCCATTTTCATTGCTGCCGGTCGCCCCATTTACCACCATGTTTACATCGACGGGGAATGTTACGAAATCATCCCCAAATCCAAAGGGTTTATGTGGCTTTACGAAGCGGCTTTGCCCTATGTGGAAGCGGTCTTTTACCGGACGGCCCCTTTTCGGGGAACCAAATCTTACAATGCCCAAGCTAAGGAGGTTCCCGACCAGCAAAAGGATTTTCACTACGGCATTCTCTATGCGGATGTATTTCCCGTGGGAACAGCAGGCATTCCGCCTACTTTGTTAATGCAAGATATGTATCACTTCTTGCCGGACTATCTGGTGGACTACTACCGCCAGCACTGTCGCAAGGAGGACGATATGCTCATCCAATTGGGGATTACGTTCCAGCGTTCCATGTATTGCGTCACTTCTGCAGTGATTCAAGCCCTGCGAACGGCCCTGCTGTATCCCCTCGACGACCCCAATCCGGAACATTTAATGGCCAATCGCCGCTTTTTTGAAGCGCAAATGGACCGGTTCCTGCGTCCGGAAGCACGCTTGCGGGATATTCAAAGCCAGGATTATCGGTAA